A section of the Citrus sinensis cultivar Valencia sweet orange chromosome 8, DVS_A1.0, whole genome shotgun sequence genome encodes:
- the LOC102609330 gene encoding SWI/SNF complex subunit SWI3D isoform X1, translating to MEEKRREAGAQPAATSSAAAGAESAASEPASSRRRAGAHKRKASALSATNASSTPSKRMTREKNLVAHTPIYNHNGPLTRARQGPTTLAAAAAFGGAPGSAGGKLEAARDDSTFEAIEELNKASEEWAALEAKIEADFEAIRSRDRNVHVVPTHCGWFSWTKIHPLEEQALPAFFNGKSQDRTPDIYMEIRNWIMKKFHSNPNTQIELKDLSELEVGSLDARQEVMEFLDYWGLINFHPFPHVESSVANSDGDRMTDADSDAAAKKGSLLEKLYHFEEIKAGPPVAPMPSITFPAVPSGLFPESAIAEELAKLEGPAVEYHCNSCSADCSRKRYHCQKQADFDLCTDCFNNGKFGSDMSSSDFILMVPGEAAGVSGGKWTDQETLLLLEALELYKENWNEIAEHVATKTKAQCILHFVQMPIEDMFLDCDDDVDGNLKETTDDAPTNGDTSASKDVAEASESKTGAVEGQTQTSPMETSKPEDASELKICEDTSKPKDESDVKVDEQMLKSEDTSEGKVGQETGENIALKALREAFEAVGYVPTHETPQSFAEVGNPVMALAAFLTLLGGPDLTTASARSSLKSISGNSPAMQLAAKHCFILEDPPGDKKEVAHSESIVAEMADRDIQKDETLEDINVKECNSASVLDERDLTNDHGDKKIEDSVPEEKRHSASLNEKPSEKLNGASGPANQDTPEKDEPGDLNELSNPKSPKDNQPSIVEESNDLPSKVLQSSQKESGEGSSGEPAPPVDVEKDNSLLSDSLPSGKNEPDQRVLSNSVAEPSPPSKLTNDVDMVSDPQPLENNEPEKQITSSTEKPSESTEAPKDVEMVSTSLPSEINEPQQTDSITGTETARVEDQNRDGQDEKHDSKETKNDQYIDKLKHAAVTALSAAAVKAKLLACQEEDQIRQLATSLIEKQLQKLEAKLAFFNEMDNVTMRVREQLERSRQRLYQERALIIQARLGPSRVMQPSVPANRNPMTFANSVARPPMSMTSPRPPISRPMVPQSSTPSNPFGSTTTAGSSIRPSSQDNLSSVGMK from the exons ATGGAAGAGAAACGCCGGGAAGCCGGAGCGCAACCGGCGGCTACGAGCTCGGCCGCAGCTGGAGCCGAGTCAGCGGCATCCGAGCCGGCTTCGTCTCGGCGCCGAGCCGGAGCGCACAAAAGGAAAGCCTCGGCGCTCTCAGCGACTAACGCTTCATCCACGCCGTCGAAACGCATGACTCGTGAGAAGAATTTAGTTGCTCACACTCCGATCTACAACCATAACGGGCCGTTGACGAGGGCTCGCCAGGGCCCCACCACTCTGGCCGCCGCCGCGGCGTTTGGTGGAGCTCCGGGTTCGGCTGGCGGGAAGCTGGAGGCGGCGCGTGATGACTCGACGTTTGAGGCGATTGAGGAGCTAAACAAAGCGAGTGAAGAGTGGGCAGCATTGGAGGCGAAAATAGAAGCGGATTTTGAGGCGATTAGATCTCGTGATAGGAATGTTCATGTTGTACCTACACATTGTG GTTGGTTTTCTTGGACAAAAATTCACCCCCTCGAGGAGCAAGCATTGCCTGCATTTTTCAATGGGAAGTCTCAGGACCGAACTCCTGATATCTATATGGAGATACGCAATTGGATTATGAAGAAATTTCATTCAAATCCAAACACTCAGATCGAATTGAAAGATTTATCAGAACTTGAAGTTGGATCCTTGGATGCTAGGCAGGAGGTGATGGAGTTCTTGGACTATTGGGGTTTGATTAATTTCCATCCATTCCCACATGTAGAATCCAGTGTGGCAAATTCTGATGGTGACAGGATGACCGATGCTGATAGTGATGCAGCAGCAAAAAAGGGTTCCTTGCTTGAAAAATTGTATcactttgaagaaattaaagcaGGTCCTCCTGTTGCTCCAATGCCTAGCATAACATTTCCTGCTGTGCCATCTGGGTTGTTTCCAGAGTCTGCAATTGCTGAAGAGTTGGCGAAATTAGAGGGACCAGCTGTTGAGTACCATTGCAATTCTTGCTCGGCTGATTGCTCTCGCAAACGCTACCATTGTCAAAAGCAG GCTGATTTTGATTTATGTACCGATTGCTTCAATAATGGAAAGTTTGGCTCTGACATGTCATCGTCGGATTTCATTCTCATGGTACCAGGTGAAGCAGCTGGTGTAAGTGGTGGAAAGTGGACAGATCAGGAGACCCTTCTCCTCCTTGAAGCATTGGAACTTTATAAAGAAAACTGGAATGAGATTGCTGAGCATGTTGCCACTAAAACCAAAGCCCAATGTATATTGCATTTTGTTCAAATGCCAATTGAGGATATGTTTCTTGATTGCGATGATGATGTAGATggcaatttgaaagaaactaCAGATGATGCTCCAACAAATGGTGATACTTCTGCATCTAAAGATGTTGCTGAAGCATCAGAGAGTAAGACTGGTGCTGTTGAGGGTCAGACCCAGACTTCTCCAATGGAAACTTCAAAACCAGAAGATGCTAGTGAATTGAAAATATGTGAAGACACTTCAAAGCCTAAAGATGAAAGTGACGTTAAAGTTGATGAGCAAATGTTAAAATCAGAAGATACCAGTGAGGGGAAGGTTGGTCAGGAGACTGGTGAAAACATTGCATTGAAGGCTCTTAGGGAAGCATTTGAAGCTGTTGGTTATGTTCCAACACACGAAACCCCACAATCCTTTGCTGAAGTTGGAAACCCTGTAATGGCATTG GCAGCATTCTTGACACTATTGGGGGGACCTGATTTGACTACTGCTTCTGCTCGTAGTTCTTTGAAATCTATATCTGGCAATTCTCCTGCAATGCAGCTGGCTGCGAAGCACTGCTTCATTTTGGAAGATCCACCTGGTGATAAGAAGGAAGTGGCTCATTCTGAGAG TATTGTTGCTGAAATGGCTGATCGAGATATTCAAAAAGATGAAACCCTGGAAGACATAAACGTCAAGGAGTGTAACTCTGCCTCAGTGTTGGATGAAAGAGATTTGACAAATGATCATGGAGACAAGAAAATTGAAGATTCTGTTCCAGAAGAAAAGAGACACTCAGCTTCCTTGAATGAAAAACCCTCAGAGAAATTAAATGGTGCTTCAGGACCAGCGAACCAAGATACTCCTGAGAAAGATGAACCTGGTGATTTGAATGAACTAAGCAATCCAAAATCTCCAAAGGACAATCAACCAAGTATTGTGGAGGAATCAAATGATTTACCATCCAAGGTTCTGCAAAGTTCTCAGAAGGAGTCAGGAGAGGGGAGTTCAGGAGAGCCTGCCCCACCTGTAGATGTAGAAAAGGATAATAGTCTGTTGTCTGATTCTCTTCCTTCAGGAAAGAATGAGCCTGATCAGCGAGTTTTATCAAATTCAGTTGCAGAGCCATCTCCACCTTCCAAATTAACTAACGATGTGGATATGGTTTCTGATCCTCAACCCTTAGAGAATAATGAACCTGAGAAACAAATTACGAGTTCCACAGAAAAGCCCTCCGAATCCACGGAGGCACCCAAGGATGTAGAAATGGTGTCTACTTCACTGCCCTCAGAAATAAATGAACCTCAACAGACAGACTCGATAACTGGAACTGAAACAGCTAGAG TTGAGGATCAAAATAGAGATGGCCAAGATGAGAAGCATGACTCTAAAGAGACGAAAAATGACCAATACATTGATAAATTGAAGCATGCAGCAGTTACGGCACTTTCCGCAGCAGCAGTGAAGGCAAAACTTCTTGCTTGCCAGGAAGAGGATCAAATCCGACAACTTGCTACATCATTGATTGAGAAGCAG TTGCAAAAGTTGGAAGCCAAGCTAGCTTTCTTCAATGAGATGGATAATGTGACTATGAGGGTAAGAGAGCAATTGGAGAGGTCAAGACAGAGGCTGTACCAGGAACGAGCACTTATAATTCAAGCTCGACTTGGCCCATCCAGAGTTATGCAACCATCAGTGCCTGCCAATAGAAATCCAATGACCTTTGCTAACTCAGTTGCAAGACCTCCTATGAGCATGACCTCCCCAAGGCCACCAATTTCAAGACCAATGGTGCCTCAATCGTCTACCCCATCCAACCCATTTGGATCCACAACAACGGCGGGAAGTTCAATTCGGCCTTCCAGCCAGGACAACCTTTCTTCAGTTGGGATGAAGTAA
- the LOC102611237 gene encoding organ-specific protein S2-like isoform X2, translating into MNLKAFFVLSAVLSLLLLFANRTEARKDQGEYWRGFVKDSDVPESIQIHVRQDPVSTASDAKAHCKEPEDLEHKREKTYVKDSEATIDILVYTNSIKPTEQKLFGSHFESSPDATIYHNDIKPTEQKLFGNHFESSPDATIYHNDIKPGEQKLFGNHFESSPDATIYHNDIKPTEQKLFGNHFESSPDATIYHNDIKLTEQKLFGNHFESSPDATIYHNDIKPGEQKLFGNHFESSPDATIYHNDIKPMEMIKSFVSKFLSNPDATIYHE; encoded by the exons ATGAATCTCAAAGCTTTCTTTGTTCTCTCCGCAGTGCTCTCTTTGCTTCTCTTG TTTGCTAACAGAACAGAGGCCAGAAAAGATCAGGGAGAATATTGGAGAGGCTTCGTCAAAGATAGCGACGTGCCagaatcaattcaaattcatgTTCGCCAGGATCCTGTCTCAACTGCCTCTGATGCCAAAGCCCACTGCAAAGAACCTGAAGATTTAGAGCACAAGAGAGAAAAGACTTATGTCAAGGATTCTGAGGCAACGATTGATATCTTAGTTTATACCAACAGTATTAAACCAACTGAACAAAAGTTATTTGGCAGCCACTTCGAGTCAAGCCCGGATGCTACAATTTACCACAATGACATTAAACCAACAGAACAGAAGTTATTTGGCAACCACTTCGAGTCAAGCCCGGATGCTACAATTTACCACAACGATATTAAACCAG GTGAACAGAAGTTATTTGGCAACCACTTCGAGTCAAGCCCGGATGCTACAATTTACCACAATGACATTAAACCAACAGAACAGAAGTTATTTGGCAACCACTTCGAGTCAAGCCCGGACGCTACAATTTACCACAACGACATTAAACTAACTGAACAGAAGTTATTTGGCAACCACTTCGAGTCAAGCCCGGATGCTACAATTTACCACAACGATATTAAACCAGGTGAACAGAAGTTATTTGGCAACCACTTCGAGTCGAGCCCGGATGCTACAATTTACCACAACGATATTAAACCAATGGAAATGATTAAATCTTTTGTTAGCAAATTCTTGTCAAACCCTGATGCTACAATTTATCATGAGTAA
- the LOC102609330 gene encoding SWI/SNF complex subunit SWI3D isoform X2, translated as MEIRNWIMKKFHSNPNTQIELKDLSELEVGSLDARQEVMEFLDYWGLINFHPFPHVESSVANSDGDRMTDADSDAAAKKGSLLEKLYHFEEIKAGPPVAPMPSITFPAVPSGLFPESAIAEELAKLEGPAVEYHCNSCSADCSRKRYHCQKQADFDLCTDCFNNGKFGSDMSSSDFILMVPGEAAGVSGGKWTDQETLLLLEALELYKENWNEIAEHVATKTKAQCILHFVQMPIEDMFLDCDDDVDGNLKETTDDAPTNGDTSASKDVAEASESKTGAVEGQTQTSPMETSKPEDASELKICEDTSKPKDESDVKVDEQMLKSEDTSEGKVGQETGENIALKALREAFEAVGYVPTHETPQSFAEVGNPVMALAAFLTLLGGPDLTTASARSSLKSISGNSPAMQLAAKHCFILEDPPGDKKEVAHSESIVAEMADRDIQKDETLEDINVKECNSASVLDERDLTNDHGDKKIEDSVPEEKRHSASLNEKPSEKLNGASGPANQDTPEKDEPGDLNELSNPKSPKDNQPSIVEESNDLPSKVLQSSQKESGEGSSGEPAPPVDVEKDNSLLSDSLPSGKNEPDQRVLSNSVAEPSPPSKLTNDVDMVSDPQPLENNEPEKQITSSTEKPSESTEAPKDVEMVSTSLPSEINEPQQTDSITGTETARVEDQNRDGQDEKHDSKETKNDQYIDKLKHAAVTALSAAAVKAKLLACQEEDQIRQLATSLIEKQLQKLEAKLAFFNEMDNVTMRVREQLERSRQRLYQERALIIQARLGPSRVMQPSVPANRNPMTFANSVARPPMSMTSPRPPISRPMVPQSSTPSNPFGSTTTAGSSIRPSSQDNLSSVGMK; from the exons ATGGAGATACGCAATTGGATTATGAAGAAATTTCATTCAAATCCAAACACTCAGATCGAATTGAAAGATTTATCAGAACTTGAAGTTGGATCCTTGGATGCTAGGCAGGAGGTGATGGAGTTCTTGGACTATTGGGGTTTGATTAATTTCCATCCATTCCCACATGTAGAATCCAGTGTGGCAAATTCTGATGGTGACAGGATGACCGATGCTGATAGTGATGCAGCAGCAAAAAAGGGTTCCTTGCTTGAAAAATTGTATcactttgaagaaattaaagcaGGTCCTCCTGTTGCTCCAATGCCTAGCATAACATTTCCTGCTGTGCCATCTGGGTTGTTTCCAGAGTCTGCAATTGCTGAAGAGTTGGCGAAATTAGAGGGACCAGCTGTTGAGTACCATTGCAATTCTTGCTCGGCTGATTGCTCTCGCAAACGCTACCATTGTCAAAAGCAG GCTGATTTTGATTTATGTACCGATTGCTTCAATAATGGAAAGTTTGGCTCTGACATGTCATCGTCGGATTTCATTCTCATGGTACCAGGTGAAGCAGCTGGTGTAAGTGGTGGAAAGTGGACAGATCAGGAGACCCTTCTCCTCCTTGAAGCATTGGAACTTTATAAAGAAAACTGGAATGAGATTGCTGAGCATGTTGCCACTAAAACCAAAGCCCAATGTATATTGCATTTTGTTCAAATGCCAATTGAGGATATGTTTCTTGATTGCGATGATGATGTAGATggcaatttgaaagaaactaCAGATGATGCTCCAACAAATGGTGATACTTCTGCATCTAAAGATGTTGCTGAAGCATCAGAGAGTAAGACTGGTGCTGTTGAGGGTCAGACCCAGACTTCTCCAATGGAAACTTCAAAACCAGAAGATGCTAGTGAATTGAAAATATGTGAAGACACTTCAAAGCCTAAAGATGAAAGTGACGTTAAAGTTGATGAGCAAATGTTAAAATCAGAAGATACCAGTGAGGGGAAGGTTGGTCAGGAGACTGGTGAAAACATTGCATTGAAGGCTCTTAGGGAAGCATTTGAAGCTGTTGGTTATGTTCCAACACACGAAACCCCACAATCCTTTGCTGAAGTTGGAAACCCTGTAATGGCATTG GCAGCATTCTTGACACTATTGGGGGGACCTGATTTGACTACTGCTTCTGCTCGTAGTTCTTTGAAATCTATATCTGGCAATTCTCCTGCAATGCAGCTGGCTGCGAAGCACTGCTTCATTTTGGAAGATCCACCTGGTGATAAGAAGGAAGTGGCTCATTCTGAGAG TATTGTTGCTGAAATGGCTGATCGAGATATTCAAAAAGATGAAACCCTGGAAGACATAAACGTCAAGGAGTGTAACTCTGCCTCAGTGTTGGATGAAAGAGATTTGACAAATGATCATGGAGACAAGAAAATTGAAGATTCTGTTCCAGAAGAAAAGAGACACTCAGCTTCCTTGAATGAAAAACCCTCAGAGAAATTAAATGGTGCTTCAGGACCAGCGAACCAAGATACTCCTGAGAAAGATGAACCTGGTGATTTGAATGAACTAAGCAATCCAAAATCTCCAAAGGACAATCAACCAAGTATTGTGGAGGAATCAAATGATTTACCATCCAAGGTTCTGCAAAGTTCTCAGAAGGAGTCAGGAGAGGGGAGTTCAGGAGAGCCTGCCCCACCTGTAGATGTAGAAAAGGATAATAGTCTGTTGTCTGATTCTCTTCCTTCAGGAAAGAATGAGCCTGATCAGCGAGTTTTATCAAATTCAGTTGCAGAGCCATCTCCACCTTCCAAATTAACTAACGATGTGGATATGGTTTCTGATCCTCAACCCTTAGAGAATAATGAACCTGAGAAACAAATTACGAGTTCCACAGAAAAGCCCTCCGAATCCACGGAGGCACCCAAGGATGTAGAAATGGTGTCTACTTCACTGCCCTCAGAAATAAATGAACCTCAACAGACAGACTCGATAACTGGAACTGAAACAGCTAGAG TTGAGGATCAAAATAGAGATGGCCAAGATGAGAAGCATGACTCTAAAGAGACGAAAAATGACCAATACATTGATAAATTGAAGCATGCAGCAGTTACGGCACTTTCCGCAGCAGCAGTGAAGGCAAAACTTCTTGCTTGCCAGGAAGAGGATCAAATCCGACAACTTGCTACATCATTGATTGAGAAGCAG TTGCAAAAGTTGGAAGCCAAGCTAGCTTTCTTCAATGAGATGGATAATGTGACTATGAGGGTAAGAGAGCAATTGGAGAGGTCAAGACAGAGGCTGTACCAGGAACGAGCACTTATAATTCAAGCTCGACTTGGCCCATCCAGAGTTATGCAACCATCAGTGCCTGCCAATAGAAATCCAATGACCTTTGCTAACTCAGTTGCAAGACCTCCTATGAGCATGACCTCCCCAAGGCCACCAATTTCAAGACCAATGGTGCCTCAATCGTCTACCCCATCCAACCCATTTGGATCCACAACAACGGCGGGAAGTTCAATTCGGCCTTCCAGCCAGGACAACCTTTCTTCAGTTGGGATGAAGTAA
- the LOC102611237 gene encoding organ-specific protein S2-like isoform X1, with translation MNLKAFFVLSAVLSLLLLFANRTEARKDQGEYWRGFVKDSDVPESIQIHVRQDPVSTASDAKAHCKEPEDLEHKREKTYVKDSEATIDILVYTNSIKPTEQKLFGSHFESSPDATIYHNDIKPTEQKLFGNHFESSPDATIYHNDIKPGEQKLFGNHFESSPDATIYLNAIKPGEQKLFGNHFESSPDATIYHNDIKPTEQKLFGNHFESSPDATIYHNDIKLTEQKLFGNHFESSPDATIYHNDIKPGEQKLFGNHFESSPDATIYHNDIKPMEMIKSFVSKFLSNPDATIYHE, from the exons ATGAATCTCAAAGCTTTCTTTGTTCTCTCCGCAGTGCTCTCTTTGCTTCTCTTG TTTGCTAACAGAACAGAGGCCAGAAAAGATCAGGGAGAATATTGGAGAGGCTTCGTCAAAGATAGCGACGTGCCagaatcaattcaaattcatgTTCGCCAGGATCCTGTCTCAACTGCCTCTGATGCCAAAGCCCACTGCAAAGAACCTGAAGATTTAGAGCACAAGAGAGAAAAGACTTATGTCAAGGATTCTGAGGCAACGATTGATATCTTAGTTTATACCAACAGTATTAAACCAACTGAACAAAAGTTATTTGGCAGCCACTTCGAGTCAAGCCCGGATGCTACAATTTACCACAATGACATTAAACCAACAGAACAGAAGTTATTTGGCAACCACTTCGAGTCAAGCCCGGATGCTACAATTTACCACAACGATATTAAACCAGGTGAACAGAAGTTATTTGGCAACCACTTCGAGTCAAGCCCGGATGCTACAATTTACCTCAACGCTATTAAACCAGGTGAACAGAAGTTATTTGGCAACCACTTCGAGTCAAGCCCGGATGCTACAATTTACCACAATGACATTAAACCAACAGAACAGAAGTTATTTGGCAACCACTTCGAGTCAAGCCCGGACGCTACAATTTACCACAACGACATTAAACTAACTGAACAGAAGTTATTTGGCAACCACTTCGAGTCAAGCCCGGATGCTACAATTTACCACAACGATATTAAACCAGGTGAACAGAAGTTATTTGGCAACCACTTCGAGTCGAGCCCGGATGCTACAATTTACCACAACGATATTAAACCAATGGAAATGATTAAATCTTTTGTTAGCAAATTCTTGTCAAACCCTGATGCTACAATTTATCATGAGTAA